The proteins below come from a single Acetomicrobium sp. S15 = DSM 107314 genomic window:
- a CDS encoding flavin reductase family protein has translation MIEFPISKAFQFIEPGPVVLVSTAHKGKANVMTLSWHTVIDFTPLIGCVIGPWDWSYNALMATRECVIAVPTVDLLEKVVDIGNCSGKDVDKFARFGLTPLPAKDVQAPLIAECLANIECRVVDTTLTDKYGLSILEGVRAWIDPDRKERRTCHANGDGTFVVDGETIDLKERMVKWQDTL, from the coding sequence ATGATAGAATTTCCAATTTCTAAGGCATTCCAATTTATAGAACCGGGCCCGGTGGTCTTGGTGTCTACCGCCCACAAGGGAAAGGCCAACGTAATGACGCTGAGTTGGCACACGGTAATAGACTTTACGCCACTTATAGGCTGCGTTATAGGCCCCTGGGATTGGAGCTATAACGCCCTCATGGCCACAAGAGAGTGCGTCATCGCTGTGCCCACTGTTGACCTGTTAGAAAAGGTTGTGGACATAGGAAACTGTTCTGGGAAAGACGTGGACAAATTCGCACGCTTTGGACTTACGCCCCTGCCGGCCAAAGACGTCCAGGCTCCTCTTATTGCCGAGTGCCTCGCTAACATAGAATGCCGCGTGGTCGATACCACCCTCACCGATAAATATGGATTATCCATCTTAGAAGGGGTGAGGGCATGGATCGACCCTGACCGCAAAGAGCGCAGGACATGCCACGCCAACGGAGATGGAACGTTCGTAGTCGACGGAGAGACAATAGACTTAAAAGAAAGGATGGTCAAGTGGCAGGATACGCTTTAA